The following is a genomic window from Bordetella petrii.
GCGCATCGAATGTCGACTGCGCCGAGCCGCCCACTGGCGAGGCCACGCCCACCGCCGTCACGACGACTTTGCGCCGCGTCATTCTGCCTGCTCCGCGTCGTTGTCCCGCTGTGCGGCGCCACGGGCAACACCTGAGGCGCCCGGCGCGGTCGTTGGCTCGCCAGCCCTGGGGCTGGCTGAACGGCGCTCGACCACCTCATGCATGTACACAATCAGCGCACTCAGGTTCTTGGGAAACACGCTGGTGAATTCCTGCGCCCCCACGTCGTGATGGGTAGGCAGCATCTCGTCGGTGGTCAGTCCGAACTCGGTCTCGATCTCCAGCAGTATTTCCAGAATGGCCAGTGAATCGAACTGTGTGATGACCGCGCTGAACTCCTGGTCTTCCAGCAGCGGCTCGCGCTCGCAGCGGCAAGTCGTGGCAATGATGGTGGCCAGCTTTTCGCGCAGTATCGGCGTATCGGGCAAGGTTTGCATGTCGTCCCGCCAGGGTGGTCAAGGATAGGTGAACTTCAGGATGGCGCTCGCGCTGACTCTTCCGGCCGTCACGGTGGCGTCTACCGGTAAATAGCTGCCTCCTACGCGGAACTGCCAGCGGCTAGACGGCAAACTTTCCACTGCGGCCCCCATCCCGTGCGTGACTGCGCCGAAGGTCGGGTTGCGAAACGTGCCTGCGGCCGGGTCGTACAGCCATAACTGCACCCCAACGCCTTTCGCGGCATTTGTGCCCGTTTCCAGGTTTCCCAGGGTGGCCGGATAACCGCTGACAGTATTGCTTGCCGTCACCGTGACAGTAGGGGAAACCTCGCTGGGCGAGCTGCAAGCCACGTCCAGGGTCGTAGAGGTAATGCCGCGCCCTTCGTCGCGCGTCAGCAAATGCACCGGCACGCTGGGCAGCCTGACAGCCAGTGCGGTCGGATTCTTAATGTCGCAAGTGGGCGGCGTGACGGAAATGGCGCTCGCCAGGAACACCCGATACGGCTGCTGCACGGTGACACCATTAGTGTTGCTGACCGACGCCTGGCCATAGATCTTGGAAGGAGCCAATTGCCCCGGGGAGATCGGTCCTCCCGTCGCCACGAATTCAATACGCGCTTTCAGGTTGTTGCCCAATGGCGAACCGTTGAAGGGAAATACCAGCACGCCGCGCTTGTAGGTGTTCGTGTTCGTCACGGGAGCCGCCACGTTTTCCGAATCGCTGACGTAGTAATAATAGACGCGATATCCGATGCCCTGCACGCCCGAGTCGTACAAATTGGTGTGGCCGGGAAGCAGCGCTGATCCGCCCCTGAATTCCTCGATCGCGCCGGCCGCGCAATCGTATAGCGGCGCGGCCTGCCCTTGCGCCCGCCCTTCGCCCAGGGTCGGCAGCATGACTTCCGACGCAAACAGTATCTCGCCAGCCACGGGATAGGCGGGCAAGGCGTAGGTCGTCCGCCCCGCCGGCACCGCAATCTGGAAAAGCGCGCCGTTGTAGCCGTCGTATTGATTGCCGCTGGGGCCGGCGCCGCCGGTATTGCGGCCGCACGCGGCCTGTGCCGCGCCCGCTGCGCACGCCAGGGCAAGCGCCAAGCCCATGCCCGCCCACCAATGGGCCCGCGGGCCGCGGCGGCGCGCCGCCTCCAATGCACGCTTCAATGGGTGCATATCAACTCCTTTGCCTGTCCGGCGGCATCCTGGTCGGCGGACACGTCTATCTCGAAACTGCACTGCTGATCGCCCTGCTCACCCCATTTCGCGGTGAAGCGCTGCATACCCTGCAGCCCTGTCAGCCAGGCGCGGCCAACCGGCCCGACTATGCCGCGCTGCCGGCCGTCGTCACCGTGGACAGCGGCGCCGAACGGCACCACCCGGCCCGAGCCGTCTTTCAGCACGGCAAGCACCGTGCGCCCGATCTCGGTATCGAACTTCGCCACCACGATCGCGCCGCGCGTCGGCACCACGGTCTGCACGTTCTGCTTGAGATGCGCACCGTCCAGGCCCTCCCCGGCGTCGAGCGAAATGCGGTTCTCGCGGTAAGGACTGGCATACGGAACCAGCGCCCGCCCGGCCGAGTTGGTGCGCACCCCTGGCAGCGCATCGATCGCCACGCCGGCCGCGCCGGGCGCCTCGACGATGACCGCCGTCTCACCCAGCGACTGCCCAAACAGCACGCCCTTGCTGTCCGCCAGAATGGACCCGCTGATGTCCAGGTAGGTGTTTGATGAATTGCGCGAATAGGCATGGCTGACGGTAGCCAGGCCCACCGGCGAGGAATACCCCAACGAGCCGTAGCCGGTGTTGCCGTTGTCCTGGCCCTCGCCGCGGGTGACGCCTGCTTGCAGGGCGTAGGTCAGCGAATAATCGTCGAGCATCGCGCCGCTGAGGCTCACACTGTGGTTCGTGCCCTGGTTGTCGGTGCGGTTCATGGCGTAGCTGGCCGTATGGCTGCCGCCCAGGGGTATGCTAAGCGTCAGCATCAGTGTGGATTCGCGGGCGTTCCAGGGGCTGCGGCTCAGGGCGTAGTTCAGCGAATAGCCCAGCCGGCCCAGCGAACTCGAATACCCCACTTGCGCGTAGCGCGCATTGCGAGGCGCATTGCGGTACGCAATGCCGTAATAGTTGAACGACAGCGAACCCATCCGGCCCAGCCGCTGTTGCATCGACAACTGGTACTCGTGCTCGCGGTCATAGCCAATGTAGTCGTACTGCTCGGCCCGGTCTCGCACCACGTCGTTCAGGCTGCGGTAGCCCGAGGAGTTATAGCGGTAACTGGCCAGGGTGAAATCGGTGCCGCTGCCAGGAAACGACTTGGCGTACTGTACGCTCACCGCAGACCCGGACATGCTGTTGCCCCGCACATCGCGGGACCGCGAACTGGTAATGTCGGCCGACACCGCCCCCAGGTGGCGCAGGTTGGCCGCCAGGCCGAACGCCCCGGCGTGGTACCCGTGCTGGGCCAAGGTCCAGCCGCCATACGCCGTCAGCCCCCAGGGCAGCCCGTAGGCCAGCGTCAGCTGCCCCATCAGGGGACGGCTGGTATCGTAATTGTGGCGATGCTCGCCCACCATGAAGTTATAGTTCCAGATGCCTTCCCGCATCATCGTGGGTAGCGCCGAGAACGGCTGGAAGTACCGCGTGGTGCGGCCGCCCATTTCATCGATCTCAACCTCCAGGTCGCCGCCGCCCGGCGTGGAGTACAAGTCATCGATGACAAACGGGCCGGCCGGCACGAAGGTCGTGTAAAGCACATACCCATTCTGGCGCACGGTCACTTTGGCATTGCTGGGCGCAATGCCGCGTATCACGGGCGCATAGCCGCGCTGGCTGTCCGGCAGCATACCGTCGTCCGAGCGCAGCTGTATGCCCCGGAAGCGCACCGAATCAAAAATCCTTCCTTCGGTCGCGCTGTCGCCCAGGCGCAGCCGCCCGCGCCAGGAGACGATGTCGCGCTCGGCGTACAGGTCGCTCCAGTCCCAGTCGGTGCTGTAGCCGTTTTCGTAGTAGCTGCCGTTGCCGCGTATGCGCCAGGCCCCCAGGTTCAGGCCGTTGCGAAAGCCCAGGTAAAGCGTGTCGTTGCTGTAGCTGCCCGGCCCGCCCGTGGAGCGCATATGGTTGTACGACATGCGGTAAGACGACCACAGGGCCGTCGTGCCGGAATCCCATCGTTCTACCGGCACGACGCCGCGCGCCTGACGGCCCAGGGCGGCTTGGGGAATCGACAGGCGCAGGATATTCGCATCCTGGTCGTAACTGGCCTTGGCCGAAGGAATGATCTCGAGCGCACGACCGCACTCGTTCTCGTCCATTTTCTGCAGCTCGGGAAATGCCTCGACCTTCACGCCCAACTCACGCAAGGCCGCCACCGAGTAACAGGGCTGCGCATCCTCTTTGCCAGGAACCACAATGAATTCGACGACGCGATTGCCGATGGCCCGTTCATTCAGTTGCAGCAGCACCGATTTCGATCCGGGCAGCACACGGCTGGAATAGGCAAATACCGACAGGTCTACGCCGCCCGCCTGTCCAGGCGCGCGATACAAAAAGCTTTCGTCGAACATCGCGGCATCGCCGCCCTGTTCCTGGGCGATGCTGAGGGCGCTACAGGCAGCCATCGCCACCGCCACCCCCGCGGACAAACCGATCGGGCAACGCATGGCAATCAACGCCCGGTCGCTTCAGGGCTGGCCACTGCTGCCGGCCAGGGTTCGATCACGCCATAGTCATTGACCACGTGCGGGATCACTTGGGCGCCAGCCGCGGCCGGGCATTTGCTCAGGGGTATGCGGGTAGGGGCCAGCGGCGCGGCCACCACGCCGCGGCCGAACTCGTTGGCTTCCCCAGGAAACTCGATGCGCGCGAAGTTCACCAGAAATGCGGAACTGTTCTCGGCCACCAGCTGGCAGGTAGTGCCTTCGCGCGCCACCGACCACTTCAGCAATTCGCGGTCGCGCGGCAATTTCTGAATGCCGGCGGGGCGATAGAACAGCTTGATGCGCGTATGCATCGCCAGCGACAGAACATTTTCTTCACGGTCTTTTTTCTGCGGAATTTCTAGCACGTTGATCCAGTAATAGGATTCGCGGTCTTCCGGCAACCCCTCGCCCACACGCGTAATGGTCAGGCGGCGTTCCACGTCGCCATCGAAGCGGCTCAAGGGCGGGGTAACGAAAAAGGGCGTGTCCATCTCTTCGGCCGAACCGTCTATCCAGGTCTGGACCACATAGGGCTCACTGGACAGGTTCTTGGCAAAGACCGACACGTGTTGTTGCTCGGCGTTCATGATGACGCGCGTGCTGGAAAGCTGGACGGCAGCCTGTGCAACACCGCCGGCCAGCATGCCCACGACTGTCGCGGCCAGGAACAACCGTTGAATTAGGGTTTTCATGTAACGAACTTCAAACTCGCGCGCCGGCCTGCCGCCAAGCTTGGCGGCAGACCGCGCTGACAAAAAGAACAACTATGGAAGGCGCGCAGCGTGCAGGCCGCCCGCCCGCGAGGCATGACCATGCCGCGCAAGCATCGACGGTTGCGAACAACGGGAAGTGCTCGGAAAGAAGCCCATCACGCG
Proteins encoded in this region:
- a CDS encoding fimbrial protein translates to MALALACAAGAAQAACGRNTGGAGPSGNQYDGYNGALFQIAVPAGRTTYALPAYPVAGEILFASEVMLPTLGEGRAQGQAAPLYDCAAGAIEEFRGGSALLPGHTNLYDSGVQGIGYRVYYYYVSDSENVAAPVTNTNTYKRGVLVFPFNGSPLGNNLKARIEFVATGGPISPGQLAPSKIYGQASVSNTNGVTVQQPYRVFLASAISVTPPTCDIKNPTALAVRLPSVPVHLLTRDEGRGITSTTLDVACSSPSEVSPTVTVTASNTVSGYPATLGNLETGTNAAKGVGVQLWLYDPAAGTFRNPTFGAVTHGMGAAVESLPSSRWQFRVGGSYLPVDATVTAGRVSASAILKFTYP
- a CDS encoding fimbrial biogenesis chaperone; the protein is MKTLIQRLFLAATVVGMLAGGVAQAAVQLSSTRVIMNAEQQHVSVFAKNLSSEPYVVQTWIDGSAEEMDTPFFVTPPLSRFDGDVERRLTITRVGEGLPEDRESYYWINVLEIPQKKDREENVLSLAMHTRIKLFYRPAGIQKLPRDRELLKWSVAREGTTCQLVAENSSAFLVNFARIEFPGEANEFGRGVVAAPLAPTRIPLSKCPAAAGAQVIPHVVNDYGVIEPWPAAVASPEATGR
- a CDS encoding fimbria/pilus outer membrane usher protein codes for the protein MAACSALSIAQEQGGDAAMFDESFLYRAPGQAGGVDLSVFAYSSRVLPGSKSVLLQLNERAIGNRVVEFIVVPGKEDAQPCYSVAALRELGVKVEAFPELQKMDENECGRALEIIPSAKASYDQDANILRLSIPQAALGRQARGVVPVERWDSGTTALWSSYRMSYNHMRSTGGPGSYSNDTLYLGFRNGLNLGAWRIRGNGSYYENGYSTDWDWSDLYAERDIVSWRGRLRLGDSATEGRIFDSVRFRGIQLRSDDGMLPDSQRGYAPVIRGIAPSNAKVTVRQNGYVLYTTFVPAGPFVIDDLYSTPGGGDLEVEIDEMGGRTTRYFQPFSALPTMMREGIWNYNFMVGEHRHNYDTSRPLMGQLTLAYGLPWGLTAYGGWTLAQHGYHAGAFGLAANLRHLGAVSADITSSRSRDVRGNSMSGSAVSVQYAKSFPGSGTDFTLASYRYNSSGYRSLNDVVRDRAEQYDYIGYDREHEYQLSMQQRLGRMGSLSFNYYGIAYRNAPRNARYAQVGYSSSLGRLGYSLNYALSRSPWNARESTLMLTLSIPLGGSHTASYAMNRTDNQGTNHSVSLSGAMLDDYSLTYALQAGVTRGEGQDNGNTGYGSLGYSSPVGLATVSHAYSRNSSNTYLDISGSILADSKGVLFGQSLGETAVIVEAPGAAGVAIDALPGVRTNSAGRALVPYASPYRENRISLDAGEGLDGAHLKQNVQTVVPTRGAIVVAKFDTEIGRTVLAVLKDGSGRVVPFGAAVHGDDGRQRGIVGPVGRAWLTGLQGMQRFTAKWGEQGDQQCSFEIDVSADQDAAGQAKELICTH
- a CDS encoding acyl carrier protein, producing MQTLPDTPILREKLATIIATTCRCEREPLLEDQEFSAVITQFDSLAILEILLEIETEFGLTTDEMLPTHHDVGAQEFTSVFPKNLSALIVYMHEVVERRSASPRAGEPTTAPGASGVARGAAQRDNDAEQAE